In Mycteria americana isolate JAX WOST 10 ecotype Jacksonville Zoo and Gardens chromosome 5, USCA_MyAme_1.0, whole genome shotgun sequence, one DNA window encodes the following:
- the RHOV gene encoding rho-related GTP-binding protein RhoV — MPPQELLDYSPALRRHSPPRGSGPELGIKCVLVGDGAVGKTSLVVSYTTNGYPDEYQPTALDTFSVQVLVDGAPVRIQLWDTAGQEDFDCLRSLCYPDTDVFLVCFSVVNPSSFQNITEKWIPEIRTHNPRAPVLLVGTQADLRDDVNVLISLDRYHVKPVPRPQAEGLADKIRAEAYLECSALTQKNLKEVFDMAIVSGVEHKARQEKKMTAKGIKTLSKCRWKKFFCFV; from the exons atgCCCCCCCAGGAGCTCCTGGACTACTCGCCCGCCCTGCGGAGAcacagccccccccggggcagcggcccGGAGCTGGGCATCAAGTGCGTACTGGTGGGCGATGGCGCCGTGGGCAAGACCAGCCTGGTCGTCAGCTACACCACCAACGGGTACCCCGACGAGTACCAGCCCACCGCCCTCGACACCTTCTCCG TGCAGGTCCTGGTGGATGGAGCCCCAGTCCGGATCCAGCTGTGGGACACTGCTGGACAG GAGGACTTCGACTGTTTGCGCTCGCTTTGTTACCCTGACACTGACGTCTTCCTTGTCTGCTTCAGTGTGGTAAACCCAAGCTCCTTCCAAAACATTACTGAGAAATGGATCCCTGAGATACGAACTCACAACCCCCGGGCAccggtgctgctggtggggacgCAGGCAGACTTGCGGGACGATGTAAATGTCCTCATCAGCCTGGATCGCTACCATGTGAAGCCCGTGCCCCGGCCTCAGGCAGAAGGTCTAGCTGACAAAATCCGGGCTGAGGCCTACCTGGAATGCTCAGCGCTGACCCAGAAGAACCTCAAAGAAGTTTTTGACATGGCCATTGTCAGCGGTGTTGAGCACAAAGCACGGCAGGAAAAGAAGATGACAGCCAAAGGCATCAAAACTCTCTCCAAGTGCCGCTGGAAGAAGTTCTTCTGCTTTGTCTGA